A single Natrinema pellirubrum DSM 15624 DNA region contains:
- a CDS encoding DUF5783 family protein, with protein sequence MTEFDTEKFEEKYVYYFEELETAYSEAYQQLHGRYDSTILKAIDRQVLSESEPFYQGDGKFRVELPENPRERVGSVSEHEQFDTVLETLVDRIEAELRKQFEFDETE encoded by the coding sequence ATGACCGAGTTCGACACCGAGAAGTTCGAGGAAAAGTACGTCTACTACTTCGAGGAACTCGAGACGGCCTACTCAGAGGCCTACCAACAGCTCCACGGCCGGTACGATTCGACGATCCTCAAAGCGATCGATCGACAGGTGTTGAGCGAGAGCGAACCGTTCTACCAGGGAGACGGTAAATTCCGCGTCGAACTCCCCGAGAACCCGCGGGAGCGAGTGGGTTCGGTTTCCGAACACGAGCAGTTCGACACCGTCCTCGAGACACTCGTCGATCGGATCGAAGCCGAGCTGCGGA
- a CDS encoding Mrp/NBP35 family ATP-binding protein: MDEAAVRDRLRTVEDPELGDDIVSLGLVNDITVDGDEVAIDLALGAPYSPSESDIAAEVRETLTAEDLEPDLTASVPDRDDLTSEDQVLPNVKNVIAVASGKGGVGKSTVAVNLAAGLSQLGARVGLFDADVYGPNVPRMVDADEPPMATEDETLVPPEKYGVKLMSMAFLTGEDDPVIWRGPMVHKVITQLTEDVEWGHLDYLVVDLPPGTGDTQLTMLQTMPVTGAVIVTTPQDVALDDARKGLEMFAKHDTVVLGIAENMSTFACPDCGGEHDIFGSGGGEDFAEEHELPFLGSIPLDPAVREGGDGGKPTVLKDDDTTSDALRTITENVANNTGIVHRQAISQSRRNEAASPDR; the protein is encoded by the coding sequence ATGGACGAAGCCGCCGTTCGCGACCGCCTCCGGACGGTCGAGGATCCGGAACTCGGCGACGATATCGTGTCGCTTGGACTGGTTAACGACATCACGGTCGACGGCGACGAGGTCGCGATCGATCTCGCACTCGGCGCTCCCTACTCCCCGAGCGAGAGCGACATCGCCGCCGAGGTACGCGAGACCCTGACCGCCGAGGACCTCGAGCCGGACCTGACCGCCAGCGTCCCGGACCGTGACGACCTCACGAGCGAGGACCAGGTGCTGCCGAACGTCAAAAACGTCATCGCCGTCGCCTCCGGGAAAGGTGGCGTCGGCAAGTCGACCGTCGCGGTCAACCTCGCGGCCGGACTCTCGCAACTCGGCGCTCGAGTTGGCCTCTTCGACGCCGACGTCTACGGACCGAACGTGCCGCGGATGGTCGACGCCGACGAGCCGCCGATGGCCACCGAGGACGAGACGCTGGTCCCGCCCGAGAAGTACGGCGTGAAGCTGATGAGCATGGCATTCCTGACCGGCGAGGACGACCCCGTCATCTGGCGCGGCCCGATGGTCCACAAGGTCATCACCCAACTCACGGAAGACGTCGAGTGGGGTCATCTGGACTACCTCGTCGTCGACCTCCCGCCGGGGACCGGCGACACCCAACTGACGATGCTCCAGACCATGCCCGTCACCGGCGCGGTCATCGTCACGACGCCCCAGGACGTCGCACTGGACGACGCCCGCAAGGGCCTCGAGATGTTCGCCAAACACGACACCGTCGTGTTGGGGATCGCCGAGAACATGTCGACGTTCGCTTGTCCCGATTGTGGCGGCGAACACGACATCTTCGGCTCCGGCGGCGGCGAGGACTTCGCTGAGGAACACGAACTGCCGTTCCTCGGTTCGATCCCGCTCGATCCGGCCGTCCGCGAGGGCGGCGACGGCGGCAAGCCGACGGTGCTGAAAGACGACGACACGACCAGCGACGCCCTCCGAACGATCACCGAGAACGTCGCCAACAACACCGGGATCGTCCACCGACAGGCCATCTCCCAGAGCCGGCGCAACGAGGCCGCCTCCCCCGACCGATGA
- a CDS encoding uracil-DNA glycosylase, translating to MDDDCRNCPALCETRERVVHGYGDVAADFLFVGERPTTRADEVGVPFAGAGGSAGDGGLRRMLERLGLCAVDSPADAPALENVYVTHLTRCRDPDRRPTDAEIDTCEPYLSAEIRMINPEILIPVGERTLSELGREYTTTPAADLGFPDDHARRIRGRGFELVPMIDPREQTAEQTQDWLEAFVELMASDYRQTKGRQER from the coding sequence ATGGACGATGACTGCCGGAACTGTCCGGCGCTCTGTGAGACGCGCGAGCGGGTCGTCCACGGCTACGGCGACGTGGCCGCGGACTTCCTGTTCGTCGGCGAGCGGCCGACCACACGGGCCGACGAGGTCGGCGTCCCCTTCGCCGGCGCGGGCGGGAGCGCCGGCGACGGTGGGCTCCGACGGATGCTCGAGCGACTCGGCCTCTGTGCCGTCGACTCGCCGGCCGACGCGCCCGCCCTCGAGAACGTCTACGTGACGCATCTCACGCGCTGTCGCGACCCCGACCGCCGACCGACCGACGCGGAGATCGACACCTGCGAGCCGTATCTCAGCGCGGAGATCCGGATGATAAACCCCGAGATCCTGATTCCGGTCGGCGAGCGCACGCTCTCGGAACTCGGCCGCGAGTACACCACGACGCCCGCGGCGGACCTCGGGTTCCCGGACGATCACGCGCGGCGCATCCGGGGCCGCGGCTTCGAACTCGTCCCGATGATCGACCCGCGCGAGCAGACCGCCGAGCAGACACAGGACTGGCTCGAGGCGTTCGTCGAGCTGATGGCGTCGGACTATCGGCAGACGAAGGGGCGACAGGAACGGTAA
- a CDS encoding type I restriction enzyme HsdR N-terminal domain-containing protein encodes METDPEFLLETSEFTDVLNDIGEIVSRDFSEDEVQMVFLNEGYFQLLGYERVGTDLRSEYAVPSGYVDYITSGKGNTIRDTKTVVYEFKGPERTLADHLDQLNGYINDTGAKFGVLTNGLQFQLYQNDPTGPKKILDFELEAATETEASAIVLFLGYWSIQEQNIKPVAEKTAKEVADSIPEDLHIDFSEAGVELFADHLARYLKREFEKETRS; translated from the coding sequence ATGGAGACCGACCCCGAATTCTTGCTCGAGACCTCCGAATTTACCGACGTGTTGAACGATATCGGAGAGATCGTCTCACGTGATTTTTCGGAGGACGAAGTCCAGATGGTCTTTCTCAACGAGGGATACTTCCAACTGTTAGGGTACGAGCGGGTCGGGACGGACCTCCGGAGCGAATACGCGGTTCCGAGTGGCTACGTCGACTACATCACGTCCGGAAAGGGGAATACGATCCGAGATACGAAGACGGTCGTATACGAGTTCAAAGGACCAGAGCGAACGTTAGCGGACCATCTCGATCAGCTGAACGGATACATCAACGACACCGGTGCTAAGTTCGGCGTGCTAACGAACGGGCTGCAGTTTCAACTCTACCAGAACGATCCAACTGGGCCGAAGAAGATACTCGACTTCGAGTTGGAGGCAGCGACCGAAACGGAAGCGAGTGCCATCGTTCTGTTCCTGGGATACTGGAGTATTCAGGAACAAAACATCAAACCAGTCGCGGAAAAGACGGCGAAAGAGGTTGCCGATTCGATACCCGAAGACCTACACATCGATTTCTCGGAAGCCGGCGTCGAACTGTTTGCCGACCACCTCGCTCGGTATTTGAAGCGAGAATTTGAGAAGGAAACGCGCTCCTGA